GGGCAGAACAGACGGCTGATGTGCTCCCTGCCCGGTAGCTTACAGGATGATGGACATTGACTCCTTGTCTCATTAATCTATAGCTCAAATATATGTACACAGCCGAATGGTAGGTGGCTTTAACAGTTCTTGAAAACTTCCCGACTGAACATTATTATTATCTTGTCTTGTTTGTCTTCGCGATGAAGTCTTTGCGTTCGTGTTCGGCCGTGCCTCTTCACTGAGTGTGAGGAGCACcaccccgcgccgccatgatggagCCAGTCACGCCGTTGAGCGCGGCCGTCATGCCGTTGAGGGCCTGGGTGAGGGCCTGCACGTCGGGGAAGCCACCGccagcagacgacgaggtcggcggaggcggcacggcggcggcgttgccctGAACGGGGGTGGAGTtgctggcggtgacggggacgttgttggtggtggtggaggtgaCGGGCACGTTGTTGGTGTTGACGGGGATGATGCCGTTGTTGACGGAGTTCGGCTtgccgccctgctggccgccccCTCCGGCGGAGGCCGAGTTGCCGTTGAGGAAGGAGTTGTCCTTGGTCTGCAGACCGAGGACGTTGACGgggacggtgacggtgttgccgtt
Above is a genomic segment from Purpureocillium takamizusanense chromosome 2, complete sequence containing:
- a CDS encoding uncharacterized protein (SECRETED:SignalP(1-15~SECRETED:cutsite=ALA-AP~SECRETED:prob=0.7448)), giving the protein MKFAVLASLVAAALAAPVPSPDQGAPQGNAPQGNAPAGYVPQGYVPQGNAPQSNAPAGYVPQGSVPQGTPQGAPPAGNPLGGLLPPIPPINANGNTVTVPVNVLGLQTKDNSFLNGNSASAGGGGQQGGKPNSVNNGIIPVNTNNVPVTSTTTNNVPVTASNSTPVQGNAAAVPPPPTSSSAGGGFPDVQALTQALNGMTAALNGVTGSIMAARGGAPHTQ